The Metabacillus sediminilitoris genome window below encodes:
- a CDS encoding GNAT family N-acetyltransferase: protein MFNITIREAIKQDSAKAAVLIYDAIDDIADVLTGEKEKHKVLKRLELYFSQEVNRLSYHNCLVKIIDDEPVGIAIAYHGKDAWKLDESIRKHLKNITSKEVKLDSEADIADYYLDTLSVNPLFGGQGIGTDLLKGVIYEAKEQGYRTISLNVDKKNVKARRLYEKMDFVYKKSIKINNHYYDYLVKCIF from the coding sequence GTGTTTAACATAACAATTAGAGAAGCTATAAAGCAGGACAGTGCAAAAGCAGCTGTGCTTATTTATGATGCAATTGATGATATCGCAGATGTATTAACAGGGGAAAAGGAAAAGCACAAAGTCCTTAAGAGGTTAGAGCTATACTTCAGTCAAGAGGTAAATCGATTAAGTTATCACAATTGCCTTGTTAAAATTATTGATGATGAACCTGTTGGTATTGCCATTGCATATCACGGAAAGGATGCATGGAAGCTTGATGAATCAATTCGTAAACATTTAAAAAATATAACGAGCAAAGAGGTTAAACTAGATAGTGAAGCAGATATTGCAGATTACTATTTAGACACATTAAGTGTGAATCCACTTTTTGGAGGTCAAGGAATTGGGACAGACCTGCTTAAAGGTGTAATCTATGAAGCAAAAGAGCAGGGTTACAGAACAATTTCCTTAAATGTAGATAAGAAAAATGTGAAAGCACGTAGACTTTATGAGAAAATGGATTTTGTTTATAAAAAATCAATAAAAATTAACAACCATTATTATGATTATCTCGTAAAATGTATTTTTTAG
- a CDS encoding response regulator transcription factor: MEKRILVVDDEWNMRNLLRIYLEEEYDVIEAEDGVQALAFISSIHVDLIILDIMLPNMDGWKICKEIRKEKHTPILMLTARNELKDKIYGLDIGADDYLEKPFEPEELMARIKALLRRSIINEHYSENALMFGDQFIIIKTESRTVFVKGEKVDLTPKEYELLYLLANQPQRVFTRDLLLDVIWGMRDMRDLRTVDSHIKNIRIKVKELASTYNPIQTVWGVGYKFNPVDGSL, translated from the coding sequence ATGGAGAAGAGAATATTAGTCGTTGATGATGAATGGAATATGAGAAATTTATTAAGGATCTATCTAGAGGAAGAATATGATGTTATAGAAGCGGAAGATGGCGTACAAGCGTTAGCTTTTATTTCTTCCATACATGTTGATTTAATCATTCTAGACATTATGCTCCCCAACATGGATGGGTGGAAGATTTGTAAGGAAATTAGAAAAGAAAAGCATACCCCCATTCTTATGCTTACAGCAAGAAATGAGTTAAAAGATAAGATTTATGGATTAGATATCGGGGCTGATGATTATTTAGAAAAACCATTTGAGCCTGAAGAGCTCATGGCCCGTATTAAGGCCTTATTGAGACGGTCTATTATTAATGAACACTATTCAGAAAATGCATTGATGTTTGGGGATCAATTCATCATCATAAAAACAGAAAGCAGGACGGTTTTCGTAAAAGGGGAGAAGGTAGATTTAACTCCTAAGGAATACGAATTACTTTATTTATTGGCGAATCAGCCTCAACGTGTGTTTACAAGAGATTTATTGTTAGATGTTATTTGGGGAATGAGAGATATGAGAGATCTCAGAACTGTCGATTCTCATATTAAAAATATCCGCATTAAAGTAAAAGAACTAGCCTCTACATATAATCCAATTCAAACGGTGTGGGGTGTAGGTTATAAATTCAACCCGGTGGATGGCTCTTTATGA
- a CDS encoding tetratricopeptide repeat protein → MEQAQFFIYHHQKPIQLQAERAVIYMQGEIIEAYSDNNELYYLFFYKNHFLTAAKAIKLRRQSYIEHAFKEGMVFDFPHPFIHALLSSNHPCQMISFKQLLKKLEMYYSPYEKAFILTFFESFIPKKQLFNEIKTDFYKYRRNGQLLLGYQLIRILMDFAPKHSLVKSLASDMNFNKYAVLYSRKPEEVLATDGIFAEKILYSQLENDISFQQLIDRLEKEARWIDVIAVTMSKLQITPSIDYYQYLTKLLDQHFNETETEYILEQLSDQLPVFLPLQQDLFYNYVKQQKVQKAFTMMNNHNFKLSHAQVHSFGEMLEIMDLDAHSLRPEVLNSIIKAVISLFPEKADMLLTKYVISLLKTNELDFIKNWLDSFKEAHGNLQLFEKINTMIKLSESLDQMNILGELYYEFKQFDKAIECFSWEMELYPSDPKPLQWLAKIYGELGMKHESDAYRNLCIDLQKWA, encoded by the coding sequence ATGGAACAAGCGCAATTTTTCATTTATCATCATCAAAAGCCGATTCAACTTCAAGCAGAAAGAGCTGTGATCTATATGCAAGGTGAAATCATTGAAGCATATAGTGATAACAATGAATTGTACTACCTGTTTTTTTATAAAAATCATTTCCTAACAGCAGCTAAAGCGATAAAACTTCGACGTCAATCATACATTGAGCATGCATTTAAAGAAGGTATGGTTTTTGATTTCCCCCACCCGTTCATCCATGCTTTACTTTCTTCCAATCACCCTTGTCAAATGATCAGCTTCAAGCAATTATTAAAAAAATTAGAAATGTATTATTCCCCATATGAAAAAGCATTTATATTAACTTTCTTTGAATCGTTTATTCCAAAAAAGCAGTTGTTTAATGAGATAAAAACTGATTTTTATAAATACCGTCGTAATGGCCAGCTGTTATTAGGCTATCAGCTTATTCGAATTTTAATGGATTTCGCGCCAAAGCATAGCTTGGTAAAATCGCTTGCAAGTGACATGAATTTTAATAAATATGCTGTTTTATACAGTAGAAAGCCTGAGGAAGTACTTGCAACAGATGGTATTTTTGCTGAAAAAATACTGTATTCTCAGCTAGAAAACGATATCAGTTTTCAGCAGCTTATCGACCGTTTAGAAAAAGAAGCAAGATGGATCGATGTGATTGCTGTAACGATGTCTAAGCTCCAAATAACCCCTTCTATTGACTACTATCAATATCTTACAAAACTACTTGACCAGCATTTTAATGAAACCGAAACTGAATATATTTTAGAACAGTTATCGGATCAATTACCTGTCTTCCTTCCACTACAACAAGATTTATTTTACAATTATGTCAAACAACAAAAAGTCCAAAAAGCCTTTACTATGATGAATAACCATAACTTCAAGCTAAGTCATGCACAAGTACATTCCTTTGGAGAAATGTTAGAGATTATGGATTTAGATGCTCATTCTTTACGCCCAGAAGTGCTTAATAGCATCATAAAAGCTGTTATTTCCTTGTTTCCTGAAAAAGCGGATATGCTTCTTACTAAATATGTCATTTCATTACTTAAAACAAATGAATTAGATTTTATTAAAAACTGGCTGGATTCATTTAAAGAAGCGCATGGAAATCTTCAACTTTTCGAAAAAATTAATACAATGATTAAGTTGAGTGAATCTCTTGATCAAATGAATATCCTCGGAGAGTTGTATTATGAATTTAAACAATTTGATAAAGCGATAGAATGCTTTAGCTGGGAAATGGAACTGTATCCTAGTGATCCAAAACCGCTGCAATGGTTGGCTAAAATCTATGGGGAATTAGGAATGAAACATGAATCAGATGCATACAGGAATCTTTGTATTGACTTGCAAAAATGGGCATGA
- a CDS encoding response regulator transcription factor, which yields MIRIVIAEDQEMLLGTIGSLLNLEDDMEVVGEARNGEEVLTLVHRLQPDVCIMDIEIPKKIGPEAAESIKSFGCKVIILTNFAKNGYFHYALKADIRGYLLKDRPSEELACSIRSIMDGKQIYSPELVEEDFVANEREIEVLKLSADGQINGEISKKQNQKKGTVRSYFSSIVDKMKLPTG from the coding sequence ATGATTCGAATTGTCATTGCAGAGGATCAGGAAATGCTGTTAGGTACAATAGGTTCCCTTCTTAATTTGGAAGATGATATGGAAGTGGTTGGGGAGGCAAGAAATGGAGAAGAGGTCCTTACTCTTGTACACCGATTACAGCCGGATGTTTGTATCATGGATATTGAAATTCCTAAAAAAATCGGACCTGAGGCAGCAGAATCTATCAAATCATTTGGATGTAAAGTCATAATTTTAACAAACTTTGCTAAGAATGGTTATTTCCATTATGCATTAAAAGCGGATATAAGAGGTTATCTATTGAAGGACAGACCAAGTGAAGAGTTAGCCTGCTCGATTCGCAGTATAATGGATGGAAAGCAAATTTACTCGCCTGAGCTAGTTGAAGAGGATTTCGTTGCCAATGAACGGGAAATTGAAGTTTTAAAACTGTCGGCTGATGGCCAAATCAACGGAGAAATCTCTAAAAAGCAAAATCAAAAAAAGGGAACTGTCAGAAGTTATTTTTCTTCAATCGTGGATAAAATGAAGCTGCCAACCGGATAG
- a CDS encoding beta-class carbonic anhydrase produces the protein MTIISSVLNYNKTFVDQNKYEEFQTTKYPDKKAVILTCMDTRLVELLPKAMGLRNGDVKMIKNAGAVVSHPFGSIMRSILVAIYELKAEEVCVIGHHECGMVGLHSSPLLEAAKQKGVSEERINTLTNAGIDLSKWLTGFQCVEESVKNSVQMIKNHPLMPNHIAVHGLVIHPGTGKLDLVVDGYSTVHSSNNEIYSI, from the coding sequence ATGACGATTATTTCTAGTGTTCTTAACTATAACAAAACATTTGTCGATCAAAACAAGTATGAGGAGTTTCAAACAACTAAATATCCAGATAAAAAGGCGGTTATTTTAACATGCATGGACACACGATTAGTGGAACTGCTTCCTAAAGCGATGGGGTTAAGAAACGGAGATGTGAAAATGATTAAAAATGCTGGGGCAGTTGTTTCTCACCCCTTTGGCAGTATTATGCGGAGCATCTTAGTCGCTATTTATGAGCTAAAAGCTGAGGAAGTATGTGTTATTGGACATCATGAATGCGGGATGGTGGGTCTTCACTCTTCTCCACTTCTTGAAGCAGCAAAGCAGAAAGGAGTTAGCGAAGAGCGAATCAATACACTTACAAACGCCGGTATTGATTTATCGAAATGGCTGACAGGTTTTCAATGTGTTGAGGAGAGTGTCAAAAATAGTGTTCAAATGATCAAAAATCACCCGTTAATGCCAAATCATATTGCCGTTCATGGATTGGTCATCCATCCCGGTACAGGTAAATTAGATCTCGTCGTAGATGGATACAGCACTGTTCATTCTAGCAACAATGAAATATACAGTATATAA
- a CDS encoding HAMP domain-containing sensor histidine kinase — protein MKWNSIVFKLGATIFIILISVLLPLIYTIDRLFYKSYLSEAHYQINQLAAQYSNSLSSREDLDSLQAVANLTKTEICIIDREGKILFTSNDEAFHQDTQIERELVEEAYSKKDTQIEYHNTTNNLNYFVSGKPLYLSNQEDVGLLVFSNAKHIKKSVHDIELLLWVTMIGALCMALGFTYIASKKLASPLLQMEKVTRDVAKGKFYKKVTISSNDEVGSLATAINDLGQELERYRNRQTEFFANISHDLRTPISYIKGYIQVLQDELYKDEKEKDLYLSIILDEANQLNVLITDLFELSKIESGQLDLQLNWINVHELIESCLIKVALKAKEKEILLQKELDTNIPFIFSDGARLEQILMNLLENAIRYNKLNGHIKVKGVVEKKKVHLLIEDTGVGIPEEDLPYIFERFYKVDKSRSNRIGSTGLGLSIVKHLVLLLEGEIKVKSTLHKGTTFYIALPFNIREGIKDKVL, from the coding sequence ATGAAATGGAACAGTATTGTTTTTAAATTGGGGGCTACTATATTTATTATATTAATTAGCGTACTTTTACCACTGATTTATACCATTGACCGACTATTTTATAAAAGCTATTTAAGTGAAGCCCATTATCAAATTAATCAATTAGCCGCTCAATATTCTAATTCCTTATCAAGTAGGGAAGATCTTGATTCGTTACAAGCTGTGGCAAATTTGACAAAGACGGAAATTTGTATTATTGATCGGGAAGGGAAAATTTTATTTACTTCTAACGATGAAGCGTTTCATCAAGATACGCAAATTGAAAGAGAGCTAGTAGAAGAGGCCTATTCAAAAAAAGATACTCAAATTGAATATCATAACACCACTAATAATCTTAACTATTTTGTTTCAGGAAAACCCTTATATTTATCCAACCAAGAAGATGTTGGTCTATTAGTATTCTCTAATGCCAAACATATAAAGAAATCAGTTCATGATATTGAGCTTTTATTGTGGGTCACTATGATTGGCGCTCTTTGTATGGCACTAGGTTTTACGTATATCGCTTCAAAGAAGCTTGCTTCACCATTATTGCAAATGGAAAAAGTGACAAGGGATGTTGCTAAGGGAAAGTTCTATAAGAAAGTCACCATCTCTTCAAACGATGAGGTAGGTTCATTGGCTACAGCTATTAATGATTTAGGTCAAGAGCTAGAAAGATACAGAAATAGGCAGACGGAATTTTTTGCTAACATTTCTCATGATTTAAGAACCCCCATCTCCTATATAAAAGGTTATATACAGGTGCTTCAGGATGAATTATATAAAGATGAAAAAGAAAAGGATCTCTATTTATCGATCATTCTTGATGAAGCCAATCAATTGAATGTGTTGATCACGGACTTGTTTGAGTTATCAAAAATTGAAAGCGGGCAATTAGATCTACAACTTAACTGGATTAATGTCCATGAATTGATTGAAAGCTGTCTCATAAAGGTAGCATTAAAAGCAAAAGAAAAAGAGATTCTCCTTCAAAAGGAACTAGATACAAATATTCCTTTTATTTTTTCAGATGGAGCTCGTTTAGAACAAATCCTAATGAACTTATTGGAAAATGCTATTCGCTACAACAAGTTGAATGGGCATATAAAAGTAAAAGGGGTGGTAGAGAAAAAGAAAGTACATCTTTTAATAGAGGATACAGGTGTTGGCATACCAGAAGAAGATCTTCCCTATATATTTGAAAGGTTTTATAAGGTTGATAAATCCCGATCAAATAGAATAGGAAGCACAGGTCTAGGATTATCAATTGTCAAGCACCTTGTTTTACTATTAGAGGGAGAAATAAAAGTAAAAAGCACACTACATAAAGGAACAACCTTCTATATCGCACTCCCATTTAATATAAGAGAAGGAATAAAAGATAAAGTGCTTTAA
- a CDS encoding DEAD/DEAH box helicase, translating to MSKKSFEDYHLSDEIKRALVLLKYKAPTEVQSEVIPKAMEYQDLVVKSQTGSGKTASFGIPICEMVNWEEKKPQALILTPTRELAVQVREDITNIGRFKRIKAMAVYGKEPFAKQKEELKQKTHVVVGTPGRVMDHIERGTLVLDDIKYLIIDEADEMLNMGFIEEVEGIIKELPSNRVTMVFSATLPKDVENLCHKYMKNPINIEILATGITTNTIEHRVIEVKEKDKISLLKDVTVVENPDSCIIFCRTKENVDKVFSDLEESNYSCERLHGGLEQEDRFAVMDGFKMGNFRYLVATDVAARGIDIDSVTLVINYDIPMEKESYVHRTGRTGRAGNKGKAITFVTPFEEKFLKAIETYIAFDIPLMEAPTHQEVVAGLNEFEEKSSGRRVVRNNKTARINQDIIKLHFNGGKKKKIRAVDFVGTIAKIPGVTADDIGIITIHDQMSYVDILNGKGSLVLQAMENATIKGKRLKVSKAIK from the coding sequence ATGAGTAAAAAAAGTTTTGAGGACTATCATTTAAGCGATGAAATTAAAAGAGCACTTGTTTTGTTAAAATACAAAGCTCCTACAGAGGTTCAAAGTGAAGTAATACCGAAAGCCATGGAATATCAAGATCTAGTTGTGAAATCACAAACAGGGAGTGGAAAGACTGCCTCCTTTGGTATACCTATTTGTGAAATGGTTAATTGGGAAGAAAAAAAGCCACAAGCATTAATTCTTACACCTACTCGGGAGCTTGCTGTTCAAGTTCGAGAGGATATAACCAATATTGGAAGGTTTAAACGAATTAAAGCAATGGCGGTTTATGGAAAAGAACCTTTTGCAAAGCAAAAAGAAGAATTGAAGCAAAAAACTCATGTAGTCGTCGGTACACCGGGCCGTGTAATGGACCATATCGAAAGAGGAACACTAGTCTTAGACGATATCAAGTATCTTATCATTGATGAAGCGGACGAAATGCTAAATATGGGTTTTATCGAAGAAGTAGAAGGAATCATTAAAGAACTTCCTTCAAACAGAGTCACGATGGTCTTTTCCGCTACATTACCAAAAGATGTTGAAAATCTCTGTCATAAATATATGAAAAACCCTATTAATATCGAGATATTAGCTACAGGGATAACAACAAATACAATTGAACATCGTGTAATCGAAGTGAAAGAGAAAGACAAGATTTCACTGCTTAAAGACGTAACGGTCGTTGAAAACCCAGACAGCTGTATCATTTTTTGCAGAACGAAAGAAAACGTCGACAAAGTGTTTTCCGATTTGGAAGAATCCAATTATTCTTGTGAAAGACTCCATGGTGGATTAGAACAAGAAGATCGGTTTGCCGTGATGGATGGTTTCAAAATGGGTAATTTCCGTTATTTAGTCGCTACCGATGTAGCTGCAAGAGGGATTGATATTGATAGTGTGACACTAGTGATCAATTATGACATTCCAATGGAAAAAGAGAGCTATGTCCACCGAACAGGAAGAACCGGTCGAGCCGGCAATAAAGGAAAAGCAATTACATTTGTGACACCTTTTGAAGAGAAATTCCTAAAAGCAATTGAAACATACATTGCTTTTGACATACCACTAATGGAAGCTCCTACACATCAGGAAGTTGTTGCAGGATTAAATGAGTTTGAAGAAAAAAGTAGCGGCCGCCGCGTCGTTAGAAACAATAAAACTGCTCGAATAAACCAAGACATCATTAAACTCCATTTCAATGGCGGGAAAAAGAAGAAAATACGAGCTGTAGATTTTGTTGGTACGATAGCAAAGATTCCCGGAGTAACAGCAGATGATATTGGAATTATAACCATTCATGATCAAATGTCATATGTTGATATCCTTAACGGAAAGGGCTCACTAGTCTTACAGGCTATGGAGAATGCAACAATTAAAGGAAAAAGGTTAAAAGTTAGTAAGGCAATTAAATAA
- a CDS encoding DMT family transporter, whose product MQGVLFSLAAGVLISLQSVFNTRLSEKLGFWQTNTIVHGSGFILSLLLFLIIRDETTTKWNEVEKIYFLGGVLGAVIVYSVMQGMTKIGPTYAVILLLISQLIIALIIDSLGLFGTEKVPFTINKAIGIVIMIAGIIVFKYK is encoded by the coding sequence ATGCAAGGTGTCCTATTTTCTTTAGCAGCTGGGGTCTTAATCAGTCTGCAATCAGTTTTTAATACGAGGCTCAGTGAAAAACTTGGGTTTTGGCAGACTAATACAATTGTCCATGGCTCAGGTTTTATTTTATCGCTGCTATTATTTTTAATAATAAGAGATGAAACTACTACCAAGTGGAATGAGGTTGAAAAGATCTACTTTTTAGGCGGGGTGTTGGGGGCGGTAATTGTTTATAGTGTTATGCAGGGCATGACAAAAATTGGTCCTACATATGCTGTTATTTTACTGCTAATCTCTCAGTTAATCATTGCACTAATCATTGATTCTCTTGGGTTATTTGGAACAGAAAAGGTACCTTTTACTATTAATAAAGCCATTGGAATCGTGATTATGATTGCGGGAATTATTGTTTTTAAATATAAATAA
- a CDS encoding VOC family protein, which translates to MTVRLIPYLVMNGNAKEAIKFYENALDAQVLYMQSFEEGPENPEYPLPEDAKDRVMHATLKVGETELMFSDTFPGQPHQSGNQVTICISTKDPEKARKMYDALQEGGKVNMPLQETFFSPAYGNVTDKFGVEFQIYTEGKH; encoded by the coding sequence TTGACAGTGCGATTAATTCCCTACTTAGTGATGAATGGAAATGCAAAGGAAGCAATCAAATTTTATGAAAATGCTTTAGATGCACAAGTTCTTTATATGCAATCTTTCGAAGAGGGACCGGAAAATCCAGAATATCCTTTACCAGAAGATGCAAAGGACCGTGTTATGCACGCGACGTTAAAAGTTGGTGAAACAGAACTGATGTTTAGTGATACTTTTCCTGGTCAACCACATCAAAGTGGAAATCAAGTAACAATTTGTATTTCAACGAAAGATCCAGAAAAGGCAAGAAAAATGTATGATGCATTACAGGAAGGCGGAAAAGTGAATATGCCGCTGCAAGAAACATTTTTTAGTCCGGCTTATGGCAATGTAACAGATAAGTTTGGCGTAGAGTTTCAAATTTACACTGAAGGCAAACATTAA
- the cidR gene encoding cidABC operon transcriptional activator CidR: MDIKHLQYFIEVSNHKSFSRAADHLFITQPTISKMIKNLESELGVELFDRSRKQLILTDAGHIILEQAKLIDKAFQNLKVELDNLTGLKKGHIRIGLPPIFDAHLFLKVVSIFHEKYPGITFELVENGSKKIEEDVEKNLLDVGVIVLPTNDEVFDHFSLMKEDLKLILHPSHPLAEKEKVNLEELANESFILFNKDFVLNDRIILSCKKAGFNPHIISESSQRSFIEEMVANKFGVSLLPASICHHLHKDVKSIDIVNPSISWNLAVIWVKNGYFSFAAREWIHFSKEQLKQCYQKS, encoded by the coding sequence TTGGATATCAAACATTTACAATACTTTATTGAGGTCTCAAACCATAAAAGTTTTTCACGTGCTGCTGATCATTTATTTATTACACAACCAACCATTAGTAAGATGATAAAGAACCTTGAATCGGAGTTAGGTGTAGAACTCTTTGACAGGTCAAGAAAGCAATTAATCTTAACAGATGCTGGACACATCATTTTAGAGCAGGCAAAATTAATTGATAAAGCCTTCCAGAATTTAAAAGTAGAATTAGACAATCTTACAGGACTTAAAAAAGGTCATATCCGTATCGGTCTGCCGCCAATTTTTGATGCACATCTTTTTTTAAAAGTCGTAAGTATTTTTCATGAAAAATATCCCGGAATTACGTTTGAATTAGTGGAGAACGGTTCTAAAAAAATTGAAGAAGATGTCGAAAAAAATCTTCTTGATGTTGGTGTCATTGTGCTTCCGACAAATGACGAGGTATTTGATCATTTCTCTTTAATGAAAGAAGATTTAAAGCTAATCCTCCATCCTTCACATCCACTAGCAGAGAAAGAGAAAGTTAATTTAGAAGAATTGGCAAATGAATCATTTATATTGTTTAATAAGGACTTTGTCCTAAATGATCGAATTATTCTATCTTGCAAAAAGGCAGGATTTAATCCACATATTATTTCAGAAAGTTCACAACGGTCTTTTATCGAAGAAATGGTTGCTAATAAGTTTGGAGTTTCCCTTTTGCCAGCAAGTATTTGCCATCATCTCCACAAAGATGTTAAATCAATTGATATTGTAAATCCTTCTATCAGCTGGAACCTTGCAGTTATTTGGGTCAAAAATGGATATTTCTCCTTTGCTGCCAGAGAATGGATACACTTTTCGAAGGAACAACTCAAACAGTGTTATCAAAAAAGTTAA
- a CDS encoding fatty acid desaturase, whose amino-acid sequence MTLQNNTKSLRKQIAPFEKSTTQKSIWQIINTIGPFIILWYLAYESLSVSYWLALVPIVLAAGFLVRTFIIFHDCTHYSFLKSRRANRIIGTITGVLTLFPFDQWGHDHAVHHATSGNLDKRGTGDIWTLTVDEYLAAPLKTRLAYRFYRNPFVMFGLGPIYVFLLKNRFNRKGARKKERMNTYLTNILIVALIGLLCLIVGWKAVLLVQGSIFLLSGSAGIWLFYVQHTFEDSYFEENKEWEYVLAAVEGSSYYKLPKIMQFLTGNIGYHHVHHLSPRVPNYKLEEAHNNTEPLQNVPTITLASSLQSLRFRLWDEKKKNFVSFKDVKSLARKSMSVQSKPKPEL is encoded by the coding sequence ATGACCTTACAAAATAATACGAAAAGTTTAAGAAAACAAATTGCTCCTTTTGAAAAATCAACAACCCAAAAAAGCATATGGCAGATTATCAATACAATCGGGCCATTTATTATTTTATGGTACCTTGCCTATGAAAGCTTGTCTGTTTCTTATTGGTTAGCATTAGTTCCAATTGTGTTAGCTGCAGGTTTTTTAGTAAGAACGTTCATTATTTTTCACGATTGTACACATTATTCGTTTTTAAAAAGTCGTCGAGCCAATCGAATAATTGGGACTATTACTGGTGTTTTAACATTATTCCCTTTTGATCAATGGGGGCATGACCACGCGGTTCATCACGCTACAAGTGGTAACTTGGATAAGCGGGGGACAGGAGATATTTGGACCCTTACAGTTGATGAATATTTGGCAGCACCACTTAAAACTCGTTTAGCCTATCGTTTTTATCGCAATCCTTTCGTTATGTTTGGATTAGGACCAATTTATGTTTTCCTTCTTAAAAACAGATTTAATCGCAAAGGCGCCAGAAAGAAGGAACGCATGAATACCTACTTAACGAATATATTAATCGTTGCTCTGATAGGTTTGCTCTGCTTGATTGTCGGATGGAAGGCAGTCCTATTAGTACAAGGTTCTATTTTCTTACTTTCAGGTTCAGCAGGTATTTGGTTATTTTACGTACAGCACACTTTTGAAGACTCCTACTTTGAGGAAAATAAAGAGTGGGAATATGTGTTAGCAGCAGTTGAAGGAAGTTCCTACTATAAGCTTCCAAAAATCATGCAATTTTTAACAGGAAATATTGGTTATCACCATGTTCACCATTTAAGCCCAAGGGTGCCAAACTACAAACTAGAAGAGGCACATAATAACACTGAGCCTTTACAAAATGTACCAACGATTACCCTTGCATCAAGCTTGCAATCACTTCGTTTCCGTTTATGGGATGAGAAGAAAAAGAATTTTGTAAGCTTTAAAGACGTTAAATCTTTAGCTAGAAAGAGTATGTCTGTTCAATCTAAACCTAAACCAGAACTATGA
- a CDS encoding acyl-CoA thioesterase, protein MIAKKAKDSRIINTAQVLSCDLNNYNTLFGGVLMKKLDDAATLSARRHSRVKECVTASTDSIDFLCPIHQTDSVCVESFVTYTGKTSMEIFCKVIAEDMMNSERRIAATAFLTFVALDEQKRPVEVPNIIPETEEEKFLYNTGKERAEIRKLRRRKSKELAEYISLEKPWDK, encoded by the coding sequence ATGATAGCAAAAAAAGCGAAAGATAGCCGAATTATTAATACTGCACAAGTGTTATCTTGTGATTTAAATAACTACAACACATTGTTTGGCGGCGTTTTGATGAAAAAACTTGATGATGCTGCTACATTATCAGCCCGCAGACATTCCAGAGTGAAAGAATGTGTGACAGCATCTACAGATTCAATCGATTTCTTATGTCCGATTCATCAAACAGATTCAGTCTGTGTAGAATCGTTTGTAACCTATACTGGAAAAACATCAATGGAAATCTTCTGTAAGGTTATTGCTGAAGATATGATGAATAGTGAGCGCCGGATTGCAGCAACAGCATTTTTGACGTTTGTTGCACTTGATGAACAGAAAAGGCCTGTTGAAGTTCCAAATATTATTCCTGAAACAGAAGAGGAAAAATTCCTTTACAACACAGGTAAAGAAAGAGCAGAAATTCGTAAATTAAGAAGACGAAAAAGCAAAGAATTAGCTGAATATATTTCACTTGAAAAACCTTGGGACAAATAA